The following coding sequences are from one Neurospora crassa OR74A linkage group I, whole genome shotgun sequence window:
- a CDS encoding SH3 domain-containing protein: protein MVSVDRQRIIETNRSLRLIKNELESLLEKGIITDDAFDSITSLLPAEASLSSTSSTPVPAPRAAPAHAAAAAAPAAQPHATTTGGAVSSIAARFQQNPAPAVTSAANAFSNLSLNNNNPSPAPTPAAAPPSYSQSTNSTTVPPLPGRSQPPTPAVAPPTKPVIAHCKALYKYDASDARDCSFDKGDKIQVYEYMNADWWMGRCVRTGQEGIFPKSYVEVEAAPVQSTNAWEGPHNEKSGGYPGAEGYGAGGPGYGQPAGMYGGGGYVAPPPGPPPAGQGQVYDPNAPPQGEKEENKFEKHGKSIGKKFGNAAVFGAGATMGANLVNSIF, encoded by the exons ATGGTGTCAGTAGACCGTCAGCGCATCATCGAGACCAACCGGTCTTTGCGTCTCATTAAAAAT GAACTAGAATCCCTCCTCGAGAAGGGCATCATAACAGACGACGCCTTTGACAGCatcacctccctcctccccgctGAAGCCAGTCTTTCCAGCACATCCTCCACCCCCGTCCCAGCCCCGCGTGCTGCTCCCGCAcacgccgccgctgctgctgctccagcCGCCCAACCTCATgctaccaccaccggcgGCGCCGTCAGCTCCATCGCCGCGCGCTTCCAACAGAACCCTGCTCCAGCCGtcacctccgccgccaaTGCCTTCTCCAACCTTTCCctaaacaacaacaacccctccCCAGCCCCAACTCCGGCCGCGGCACCCCCTTCATACTCCCAATCAACCAACAGCACCACCGTACCCCCCTTGCCAGGTCGCTcccaaccaccaacacccgCTGTAGCACCCCCCACAAAGCCGGTCATAGCCCACTGCAAAGCCCTGTACAAATACGACGCCTCGGACGCGCGCGACTGCTCCTTTGACAAAGGCGACAAGATCCAAGTCTACGAGTACATGAATGCCGACTGGTGGATGGGGCGGTGCGTCCGGACAGGGCAGGAGGGCATCTTTCCCAAGAGTTatgtggaggtggaggcggcgCCTGTGCAGAGTACGAATGCGTGGGAGGGTCCACACAACGAGAAGTCTGGAGGATATCCGGGAGCTGAGGGTTACGGGGCGGGTGGTCCTGGGTATGGACAGCCGGCGGGTATGTACGGCGGGGGAGGATATGTGGCGCCCCCTCCGGGACCACCGCCGGCTGGACAGGGACAGGTCTATGATCCTAACGCTCCACCGcagggggagaaggaagagaacaaGTTTGAAAAGCATGGGAAGAGTATCGGAAAGAAGTTTGGTAATGCAGCGGTCTTTGGAGCGGGTGCTACGATGGGCGCCAACCTGGTTAATTCCATCTTTTAG
- a CDS encoding exosome complex exonuclease RRP40, which produces MSSESPLVVLPGETIDPSLIPTHKKNPLRLGPGLRHIPPSEIVPTVAGQLVVDHRKTSMWIEYNGGRYIPSQGDLIIGQIARSATDFYYVSLSPYTPNATLPHLAFESATKKTRPQLASGELVYARVSLANRHMDPELECVNSSTGKADGLGPLKDGMVFDVSLGFARRLLMAKSREEGKVEVLEALGEEGLAFETAVGRNGKVWVGSESVKTAVMVGRALRETDEKGLGVEAQRKLVKKLVREMR; this is translated from the exons ATGTCATCAGAATCGcccctcgtcgtcctcccgGGCGAGACCATCGACCCTTCCCTCATCCCCACCCACAAGAAGAACCCTCTCCGTCTCGGCCCCGGGTTGCGACACATCCCTCCTAGCGAAATCGTCCCCACGGTAGCCGGCCAGCTAGTAGTCGACCATCGCAAAACTTCCATGTGGATAGAATACAATGGCGGACGC tacaTACCCTCCCAAGGCGACCTCATCATCGGGCAAATCGCCCGCTCCGCCACCGACTTCTACTACGTCTCCCTCTCGCCCTATACCCCCAACGCCACCCTCCCGCACCTCGCCTTCGAGTCAGCCACCAAGAAAACCCGTCCCCAACTGGCGTCGGGCGAGCTCGTCTACGCCCGTGTGTCTCTGGCCAACCGGCACATGGACCCCGAGCTGGAATGCGTCAACTCTTCGACCGGCAAAGCGGACGGGCTGGGCCCCTTGAAGGACGGCATGGTGTTTGATGTCAGTCTTGGGTTTGCgaggaggttgttgatggcgAAAAGTAGGGAGGAGGGCAAAGTGGAGGTTCTTGAGGCGCTGGGCGAGGAAGGGTTGGCGTTTGAGACGGCGGTGGGGAGGAACGGGAAGGTGTGGGTGGGTAGTGAGAGTGTCAAGAcggcggtgatggtgggCAGGGCGTTGAGGGAGACGGATGAGAAGGGACTGGGGGTGGAGGCGCAGAGGAAGTTGGTGAAGAAGCTGGTTAGGGAGATGCGTTGA
- a CDS encoding chaperone dnaK, with product MSDSKVSVAPSERTVIGITFGNSNSSIACTVDDKAEVIANEDGDRQIPTILSYVDGDEYYGQQAKNFLVRNPKNTVAYFKDFLGKDFAAVDPTHNHASAHPEDADGTVAFTVQEKEEGEASKLSVSEVSTRYLRRLIEAASEYLGKKVTSAVMTVPTNFSDKQKEALLAAAAAANLEVLQLINEPVAAALAYDARAETEVQDKIVVVADLGGTRSDVAVVASRSGMYTILATVHDYDFHGTALDKVLIDHFSKEFIKKHQVDPRENARSLAKLKAEAESTKKALSLSTNASFSVESLANGIDFTSSINRLRYETIARSVFEGFTRLVDSAVKKAGLDALDIDEVILSGGTSHTPRIAANLGYLFPQTTKILAPSTTPAAINPSELNARGAALQASLIQEYEAEDIDQSTHAAVTTVPHVTNAIGVISLNEAGEEVFVPVIAPETAVPARRTIHVAAPKDGGDVLVKIAEGNTHIKVTKPEPKVKDESKAAKVEDADEEGDDSDFSDDEEEEEEEKREKVWKIGSTLAEAAVRGVKKGGKVEVTILVDANLSVTVTTREVGAKTGVRGTLSA from the exons ATGAGCGATTCCAAGGTCAGCGTTGCGCCCAGCGAGCGCACCGTCATCGGTATCACCTTTGGCAACTCCAACAGCTCCATCGCCTGCACTGTCGACGATAAGGCTGAGGTTATCGCCAACGAGGATGGCG ACCGCCAGATCCCCACCATCCTGTCCTACGTTGACGGCGACGAGTACTACGGCCAGCAGGCCAAGAACTTCCTCGTCAGGAACCCCAAGAACACCGTCGCCTACTTCAAGGACTTCCTCGGCAAGGACTTTGCGGCCGTCGACCCTACTCACAACCACGCCTCTGCCCACCCTGAGGATGCCGATGGCACCGTTGCCTTTACTGtccaggagaaggaggagggcgaggctTCCAAGCTCTCTGTCTCCGAGGTCTCTACCCGCTACCTTCGCCGCCTGATCGAAGCCGCCTCCGAGTACCTTGGCAAGAAGGTCACCTCCGCCGTCATGACCGTCCCCACCAACTTCTCCGACAAGCAGAAGGAGGCCCTCctcgctgccgccgccgccgccaacctcGAGGTTCTCCAGCTCATCAACGAGCCCGTTGCCGCTGCTCTCGCCTACGATGCCCGCGCCGAGACCGAGGTCCAGGACaagattgttgttgttgctgaccTTGGTGGCACCCGCTCCGATGTTGCCGTTGTCGCCAGCCGCAGCGGCATGTACACCATCCTCGCCACCGTCCACGACTACGACTTCCACGGCACTGCCCTCGACAAGGTTCTCATTGACCACTTCTCCAAGGAGTTTATCAAGAAGCACCAGGTCGACCCCCGCGAGAACGCCCGCTCCCTCGCCAAGCTCAAGGCTGAAGCCGAGTCCACTAAGAAGGCCCTCAGCTTGAGCACCAACGCCAGCTTCAGCGTCGAGTCCCTCGCCAACGGCATCGACTTCACCAGCTCCATCAACCGCCTCCGCTACGAGACCATTGCCCGCTCTGTCTTCGAGGGCTTCACCCGTCTCGTCGATTCCGCCGTCAAGAAGGCTGGTCTCGATGCTCTCGACATTGACGAGGTCATCCTGTCTGGCGGTACCTCCCACACTCCCCGCATCGCCGCCAACCTCGGCTACCTCTTCCCCCAGACTACCAAGATCCTCgccccctccaccacccccgccgCCATCAACCCCTCCGAGCTTAACGCCCGCGGTGCCGCTCTTCAGGCCAGCTTGATCCAGGAGTACGAGGCCGAGGACATCGACCAGTCCACCCACGCCGCCGTCACCACCGTTCCTCACGTCACTAACGCTATTGGTGTCATCTCCCTCAACGAGGCCGGTGAGGAGGTCTTCGTCCCCGTCATCGCCCCCGAGACCGCCGTCCCCGCCAGGAGGACAATCCACGTTGCCGCCCCCAAGGATGGCGGCGATGTTCTCGTCAAGATTGCCGAGGGCAACACCCACATCAAGGTCACCAAGCCCGAACCCAAGGTTAAGGACGAGTCCAAGGCCGCCAAGGTCGAGGATGCTGATGAGGAGGGTGACGACTCTGACTTCtccgatgacgaggaggaggaagaggaggagaagcgcGAGAAGGTATGGAAGATCGGCTCTACCCTTGCCGAGGCCGCCGTCCGCGGTGTCAAGAAGGGCGGCAAGGTCGAGGTCACCATCCTCGTCGATGCTAACCTCTCGGTCACCGTAACGACGAGGGAGGTTGGTGCCAAGACTGGTGTCCGTGGTACTTTGAGCGCTTAA